One Catharus ustulatus isolate bCatUst1 chromosome 2, bCatUst1.pri.v2, whole genome shotgun sequence genomic window carries:
- the TMEM39A gene encoding transmembrane protein 39A isoform X2 — translation MPGGRRGPSRQQLSRSALPSLQTLVGGSCGNGAGLRNRNGSAISLSAPPITALITPEPVRHCRIPELPLDGSLLFEFLFFMYLLVALFIQYINIYKTVWWYPYNHPASCTSLNFHLIDYHLAAFITVMLARRLVWAIISEASQVGATSLICYMVRLVLLTLCGWVLCWTLVNLFRSHSVLNLLFLGYPCPLSPDLIRNEVECLKADFNRRIKEVLFNSLFSAYYVAFLPLCFVKSTQYYDMRWSCEHLIMVWINAFVMLTTQLLPPKYCDLLHRSAAHLGKWQKLEHGSYSNAPQHIWSENTIWPQGVLVRRSRCLYKAVGPYNVAVPSDVSHARFYFLFHRPLRLLNLLILIEGSVVCYQLYSLLRSEKWNHTLSMALILFCNYYVLFKLLRDRIVLGRAYSYPLNNYGLKAH, via the exons ATGCCCGGTGGAAGGAGGGGACCCAGCCGGCAGCAGCTAAGCCGTTCAGCTTTGCCTTCACTCCAGACTCTGGTTGGCGGGAGCTGTGGAAACGGTGCTGGTTTGAGAAACAG GAATGGTAGTGCCATCAGCCTCTCGGCGCCTCCGATCACAGCACTGATTACTCCAGAGCCTGTGCGTCACTGCCGGATCCCTGAACTGCCATTAGATGGGAGCCTTCTCTTTGAATTCCTGTTCTTCATGTACCTTCTGGTAGCCCTCTTCATTCAGTACATCAACATCTACAAGACTGTCTGGTGGTACCCATACAATCACCCTGCTTCCTGCACCTCACTG aATTTTCACCTCATTGACTACCACCTGGCGGCGTTCATCACAGTGATGCTGGCACGGAGGCTGGTGTGGGCCATTATCTCTGAG GCCTCTCAGGTGGGTGCAACATCACTGATTTGCTACATGGTGCGCCTGGTGCTGCTCACCCTCTGTGGATGGGTGCTCTGCTGGACTCTGGTCAACCTCTTCCGCAGCCATTCTGTTCTCAACCTTCTCTTCCTGGGCTACCC CTGCCCCCTTTCCCCAGATCTCATCCGCAATGAGGTGGAGTGCCTAAAAGCAGACTTCAACCGCAGGATCAAGGAAGTTCTCTTCAACTCTCTCTTCAGTGCCTACTACGTGGCATTCCTGCCACTGTGCTTTGTGAAG AGCACCCAGTACTATGACATGCGCTGGTCCTGTGAGCACCTCATCATGGTGTGGATCAATGCCTTTGTCATGCtcaccacacagctgctgcctcccaagTACTGTGACCTGCTCCACAGGTCTGCTGCCCACCTCGGCAAGTGGCAGAAACTAGAACATGGCTCCTACAGCAATGCTCCACAGCACAT CTGGTCAGAAAACACAATATGGCCACAGGGAGTTCTGGTGCGACGGAGCCGGTGCCTGTATAAAGCAGTTGGGCCTTACAACGTAGCAGTGCCTTCAGACGTGTCCCATGCCCGCTTTTAT TTCCTCTTTCACCGTCCCTTACGGCTGCTCAACCTGCTGATTCTCATCGAAGGCAGTGTGGTCTGCTACCAGCTCTACTCCCTGCTGCGCTCAGAGAAGTGGAACCATACTCTGTCCATGGCCCTCATCCTTTTCTGCAATTATTATGTCTTATTTAAGCTCCTCCGGGACCGGATAGTATTAGGCAGGGCATACTCCTACCCACTTAACAACTATGGACTCAAGGCACACTAA
- the TMEM39A gene encoding transmembrane protein 39A isoform X1 — protein sequence MPGGRRGPSRQQLSRSALPSLQTLVGGSCGNGAGLRNRNGSAISLSAPPITALITPEPVRHCRIPELPLDGSLLFEFLFFMYLLVALFIQYINIYKTVWWYPYNHPASCTSLNFHLIDYHLAAFITVMLARRLVWAIISEASQVGATSLICYMVRLVLLTLCGWVLCWTLVNLFRSHSVLNLLFLGYPFGVYVPLCCFHQDSRAQPLSSDCGYLVQDQVADDGASAVSSLVKDFFSLLWESLREQFNNPTSIPTHSCPLSPDLIRNEVECLKADFNRRIKEVLFNSLFSAYYVAFLPLCFVKSTQYYDMRWSCEHLIMVWINAFVMLTTQLLPPKYCDLLHRSAAHLGKWQKLEHGSYSNAPQHIWSENTIWPQGVLVRRSRCLYKAVGPYNVAVPSDVSHARFYFLFHRPLRLLNLLILIEGSVVCYQLYSLLRSEKWNHTLSMALILFCNYYVLFKLLRDRIVLGRAYSYPLNNYGLKAH from the exons ATGCCCGGTGGAAGGAGGGGACCCAGCCGGCAGCAGCTAAGCCGTTCAGCTTTGCCTTCACTCCAGACTCTGGTTGGCGGGAGCTGTGGAAACGGTGCTGGTTTGAGAAACAG GAATGGTAGTGCCATCAGCCTCTCGGCGCCTCCGATCACAGCACTGATTACTCCAGAGCCTGTGCGTCACTGCCGGATCCCTGAACTGCCATTAGATGGGAGCCTTCTCTTTGAATTCCTGTTCTTCATGTACCTTCTGGTAGCCCTCTTCATTCAGTACATCAACATCTACAAGACTGTCTGGTGGTACCCATACAATCACCCTGCTTCCTGCACCTCACTG aATTTTCACCTCATTGACTACCACCTGGCGGCGTTCATCACAGTGATGCTGGCACGGAGGCTGGTGTGGGCCATTATCTCTGAG GCCTCTCAGGTGGGTGCAACATCACTGATTTGCTACATGGTGCGCCTGGTGCTGCTCACCCTCTGTGGATGGGTGCTCTGCTGGACTCTGGTCAACCTCTTCCGCAGCCATTCTGTTCTCAACCTTCTCTTCCTGGGCTACCC GTTTGGTGTCtatgtccctctgtgctgcttccaccaggacagcagagcacagcctctATCTTCAGACTGTGGTTACTTGGTACAGGACCAGGTGGCAGATGATGGGGCTTCAGCTGTCAGCAGCCTGGTCAAAGACTTCTTCTCGCTTCTGTGGGAATCTCTGAGAGAGCAGTTCAATAATCCTACATCTATCCCCACCCACAGCTGCCCCCTTTCCCCAGATCTCATCCGCAATGAGGTGGAGTGCCTAAAAGCAGACTTCAACCGCAGGATCAAGGAAGTTCTCTTCAACTCTCTCTTCAGTGCCTACTACGTGGCATTCCTGCCACTGTGCTTTGTGAAG AGCACCCAGTACTATGACATGCGCTGGTCCTGTGAGCACCTCATCATGGTGTGGATCAATGCCTTTGTCATGCtcaccacacagctgctgcctcccaagTACTGTGACCTGCTCCACAGGTCTGCTGCCCACCTCGGCAAGTGGCAGAAACTAGAACATGGCTCCTACAGCAATGCTCCACAGCACAT CTGGTCAGAAAACACAATATGGCCACAGGGAGTTCTGGTGCGACGGAGCCGGTGCCTGTATAAAGCAGTTGGGCCTTACAACGTAGCAGTGCCTTCAGACGTGTCCCATGCCCGCTTTTAT TTCCTCTTTCACCGTCCCTTACGGCTGCTCAACCTGCTGATTCTCATCGAAGGCAGTGTGGTCTGCTACCAGCTCTACTCCCTGCTGCGCTCAGAGAAGTGGAACCATACTCTGTCCATGGCCCTCATCCTTTTCTGCAATTATTATGTCTTATTTAAGCTCCTCCGGGACCGGATAGTATTAGGCAGGGCATACTCCTACCCACTTAACAACTATGGACTCAAGGCACACTAA